One stretch of Roseovarius mucosus DNA includes these proteins:
- a CDS encoding class II glutamine amidotransferase, giving the protein MCGIVGLFLKDKALEPQLGSMLTDMLITMTDRGPDSAGIAIYGAPQAGHAKLTIQSDTAARDFDGLAERLSSELGAPVTLTRKDTHAVLDFPADKAADTRAALERLVPGVRVMSAGESIEIYKEVGLPKDVAARFEISAMSGTHGIGHTRMATESAVTTMGAHPFNTGADQCLVHNGSLSNHNSLRRKLLREGVRIETQNDTEVAAAYLTWKMREGATLGEALESSLVDLDGFFTFVVGTEDGFGVVRDPIACKPAVMAETDQYVAFGSEYRALVNLPGIEQARVWEPEPATVYFWKH; this is encoded by the coding sequence ATGTGCGGGATTGTCGGACTTTTCCTGAAAGACAAAGCACTTGAACCCCAGCTTGGCAGCATGCTGACGGATATGTTGATCACCATGACGGACCGTGGCCCCGACAGTGCCGGGATCGCCATCTATGGTGCGCCTCAGGCGGGCCATGCCAAACTGACCATCCAGTCGGATACCGCTGCCCGCGATTTCGACGGTCTGGCAGAACGCCTGTCGTCCGAATTGGGCGCACCGGTCACCCTGACCCGCAAGGATACCCATGCGGTGCTGGATTTCCCCGCCGACAAGGCCGCCGACACCCGTGCAGCGCTCGAGCGCCTCGTGCCCGGTGTGCGCGTCATGTCCGCAGGCGAAAGCATCGAGATTTACAAAGAGGTGGGCCTGCCCAAAGACGTGGCCGCCCGCTTTGAGATTTCCGCAATGAGCGGCACCCATGGCATCGGCCATACCCGCATGGCCACCGAGTCGGCTGTGACCACGATGGGCGCGCATCCCTTCAACACCGGGGCTGATCAATGCCTTGTGCACAACGGGTCGCTCTCCAACCACAACTCCCTGCGCCGCAAACTGCTGCGTGAAGGCGTGCGGATCGAGACCCAGAACGACACCGAGGTTGCCGCCGCCTATCTCACATGGAAAATGCGCGAAGGCGCAACGCTGGGCGAAGCGCTGGAAAGCTCGCTGGTCGATCTCGATGGCTTTTTCACCTTCGTGGTCGGCACCGAAGATGGGTTTGGCGTGGTCCGCGATCCCATCGCCTGCAAGCCCGCCGTCATGGCCGAGACCGATCAATACGTGGCCTTCGGCAGCGAATATCGCGCCCTCGTCAACCTGCCGGGCATCGAACAGGCCCGCGTCTGGGAACCCGAGCCCGCAACCGTCTATTTCTGGAAGCACTGA